The nucleotide sequence GCACCCGAATTCTGGAAAAGAATGGCTGCATCAAAACAAGGTGGACAACCGCCTGAGTTTCTTAGTACTCATCCATCAGATCAAACAAGAATAAATGACATCACCTCCTGGATTCCTGAAGCGATGAAATATTATAAAAAGTAATCGCGCTAAAAATCTTAAATGATATTTTCAAAAATGTTTTATGATTGACTTTGCGGAAAGAAAGATTAATAAACTTCTGATTAAAATTGACAGGACAACTTGTATTGCCACACAAAACTATATCAAAGCAGCACCAAATTTCTTTGAACTTGATGATGAGAGAATTTGTGCATTTAAGGATTCAACAGAAACTACACCGAATGAAGAAATTATAGAAGCTTGTTCAGTCTGCCCGGTTCAGGCTTTATATGTACTGGATGAAAATGGGAAACAGCTTGTCCCTAAATTTTTGTAGATTTTAATTTTTTTAGTTTACCAGTCCATTACTTTTTTATCACTCCAGAATAATCCTGTTTTATCAATAGGAGTTTCAGTTGCAAGCCAGACAATAGTCTCCGCACCCTTTTTCACAGAACGGGTTGCTGTCCAGCCACCCATATCTGTTCTAACCCAGCCGGGACAAACCGAATTAACTGCTATCTTTTTTCCTTTTAATGCTGAAGCAAACTGTTTTGTAATTGCATTTAATGTTGTTTTAGAAATACTGTAAGCAGGTGCATAACTATCCATATCATGGAGAGCACCGGCATTACTTGAAACATTAATTATCCTACCTCCTTTCTCCAAGAATGGAAGAAATTCTCTTATAACTATAAATGCACCAATTGAATTTGTATTTAACACACTACGGAACTCTTCGGTAGAAAGTTTAATAATTTCAGAATCTTTAAATATTGCGGCATTATTAATTAAAACGTCCAACCGAATTTTTAGCTTTTCAAATTCAGATGCTGCAATCTTAATACTTTCTTCATTGGAAACATCCATCTGGATGAAGTCAGCTATAATTTTTTCATTCCTTAATTTTTCAACTTTATCATTCCCTTTATCACTATTTCGCGCAGACAGGAAAATGTGATAACCAAGTAGTCCTAATTGCCTGCAAACTTCCAGACCAATTCCACGATTGCCTCCAGTTACAAGAACAGTTTTAAGAATTGATTGCCCCATCAATCTGAACTTAGATCAATTATTTCCAACTACTATCTTAAAATTAAATATTGGAGTTCCAAGAGCGCCCCACAATCTCACCCATATCGGAAGTAATTGTTCTGTTCCTCTTGCTGTTGAAATGTCTCCCATATCTATTATATCATTTTCATTCCAACCGAAAGTTGTTAAAAGTTTTTTGATTTCGGATTTTGCACCTCCATCATTACCATTAAGAAAAATATTTGTTGGTTCTGGCAATAATTTTGGATTCACCATCAGATAAGCAGTTAATGTGTTTAGACTTTTCACAACTTTAGTTTTGGTAAATGTTCTTTGGATAAGTTCACTCAGAGAATCTGTATTACTGATTGTTAAAGTTGGAGGCATTCCTTTTGAAAAATCAAGTGGGTTGGAAATATCAAGTAATATTTTATTTGAAAGATTATTTTCACCAGCTAATTTAAGAGCATCGATTGAACCGGTACCACTTGTTGCATTAACAAGCAGTTCTCCGAATGACGCAGCTTCTGAATAAGTTCCAAGCTGAACTTTTGAATTATTTTTCAGCCATTCGTTAAATGGTGGTCTTCCAAAATTATCCTTCCCGGTTTTTGCAAGTGTCGCTTGTTTATCTCTTGTTCCAATGAACACCTGATGACCAAGTTGAACTAACTTTTCCGCAATAGTTTGTCCTACCACACCGGTACCAAAAATTCCTATTTTCATTTTTAACTCCTTAGTTTATTTATAATTATTTGCATCCAATCTAATAAAAAATAATTTAATGAGTCAACTATTTCCATATACTTACTAATGCTCATCCCGGATTTAAAATCATAAATCAGATATATTTTATTAATGCACATTTCGATTATCTCTATTATTTTCTGAATGGTTAATATTTAAAACACTAACTTTAAAGAAAGGAATAAATATTTTTTTCAAATGGAATACTCTGAAACCTTTTCGAAACTCAGATCACTTTTCTTTTCAAATGGACCAATCGCTCCGCAAGGCATAAAATTTGGCGATGTTGTTATTTATAAATTTAATTTTCATTCCTCATCCTACGATCTGCTTCCAGGAAACAACAACTATTATTGCAAAAAACACAATATAAATTTTAACAACTCATTCACGTTCTTCAATGATGTCGGGACCATTCAAAACGGAGTTCATATTGAAGATATTGCTGTAGAAGAAAACAGGAACTTCAGCTACTACATATTAAAACCACAGAACCAAAACAAGATTAAGAAAGTTACATTCCTCTTTCATGGTTTCAACGAAAAAAACTGGGATAAGTATCTGCCTTGGGCTGAAGCAATCTGCGCAAGAACACAAAGTGCAATTGTTTTTTTTCCAATAGCTTTTCACATGCAGCGCTCGCCGCTTAGCTGGAGTGACAAAAGAAAAATGTATGAGTTGAGCGAAAAGAGAAAAAAGAAATATCCAAACATTATCAATTCCACCCTATCGAATGTTGCAATTAGTATGAGGCTTCATTCAATGCCTCAAAGATTTATCTGGTCTGGATTACAGACATATTATGATGTAATCAACTTTCTGGAAGATTGCAGAAATAATAAGCACGAATTGATCGATAAACAATTTTCATTTGACATTTTTGCATATTCGATTGGTGGTCTGCTTGCACTTATACTTAAATTATCAAATCACAATAACTACTTTGATGATTCAAAAGTATGCTTGTTTTGCAGTGGTGCTGTTTTTAACCGTCTTTCTCCAGTCTCAAAATTTATTTTGGATAGTGAGGCAAATGTTGCTCTTTACTCATACCTCATCGAACATATTGATATTTTTTTAAAAAGAGATGCTCTGCTTCATCATTACATTGAAGATGATCATTTTGAAGGGAAAGTTTTCCGCTCAATGCTCGATTACCACAATATGAGAGAATTCAGAGAAGCGCTTCTCAGAAAATTTGAAAAGCAAATCTATGCAATTTCGTTGAAGAAAGATTCCGTTATTCCTTCGTTTGAAATAATGAATACGTTAAACGGAGCGTTCAGGGATATTCAAATTAAAGTTGAAGAGCTTGATTTCAGTTACGATTACATGCACGAAAATCCCTTCCCTGTTAACCACAAGTACTCAGCGAAGATTGATGAAAATTTTACGAATGTATTTGAAAAAGTAGGAAAGTTTTTAAGTGCCTGATGGGAGTATGATAACTCATCTAATAATTACTGTACATATCCCAACCTTTAAAACTCAATATTTTTTCAGAATAATTATAGAAGTTTATTTTTATTTATTATTATTGCGGTAAATAATTAGTTACTACCAATTTTAGGACCGTGCAATGGACATATCATATTTGCTGTCAAAACGATTTTTTTTTATTGATACTCTTCCAATTTATAGGATGAGAACAGAATAACAATAAAAATAAAACAACTACTGACAACTCAACAACACATCGACTAATGCTTAAACATATCAAACTTATAGAGACAATATTTTACGTCAACGACCAAGAGGTAAGTTGCAAGTTTTATCAAAATCTATTTCGTATGCAGGCAGACCTAAATGTTCCGGGTATGACAGAATTTCACTTGTCAGTCAATTGTAAAATTGGGCTAATGCCAAATAAAGGAATTGCAAAAATATTAGTAGACAAAATACCGCATCCAGACAGCGGGAATGGGATTCCGAGATGTGAACTGTATTTGTATGTTGAAAATATTCAGCTTGAATTTGATAATGCAATTAAAAGTGGGGCAAAACTAATAAGTCCTATTATTGAAAGAGACTGGGGAGACAAGGTTTGCTACTTTTCCGATCCGGACGGACATATCATTGCATTTGCGGAGAAAATGGAGAAAGAGAACTAAGTGAACTCAAAATTTATAACTGTAACTTGCAACACCACACCAGACTAATGAACCACTGTTGGTAACACACGTTTTGCGTTGTGCGGGCTGGCGTGCAAACCTGTAACTTTGTACTTCTAATTAACATTAATAATAAATTGAAACTTTGTACTTTGAAACCCGCCGATGTTAAAACAGTAGAGCTTTATTCATCACTGATACTCATCCCTCCAAAGGAGTCCTTTGGACAACTTTTAACCGGCAATGTATCCGTTGTGGATAGTTGAAGAGTTTTTATAAATTTTCCTGTTGTCCGTACGCATTATCAACGGCGAGATTTAACTCTGAAATTTGGACAGTGGTTAATTAATTGAACTCCTCTTTTTGTAAATAAATTATAATAATGTTTTATAAATTACTTGTAGTGATTTTTTAATATAAGAAAAAAATTATGACAATAAATAATATAAAAATTCCTGATGAACGATTAAGAAATATCTGCCAAAAATATCTTGTCAAAGAACTGGCGGTGTTTGGTTCAGCTTTAACTTCTGATTTCAGAAATGACAGTGACATTGACCTACTCAACATATTTCATGATAAAGCGGAACACAGTCTTTTTAGTAAAGTTCGGATGAAAGAAGAATTTGAAGAATTGTTTGGAAGACCTGTTGATCTTATAAGTCGCAGAGCAATTGAAAACAACCGTAACTTATATAAAAGAAAAGCAATACTTGAAAATCTAAAGGTAATCTATGCAGCGTGACATCAGCTATTTTTCAGATATACTTGAGTCATCTAAATTAGCTGTTAATTACCTGAAGAAAATTTCTTTCCAAGAGTTTACACGGGACACAGCAATTCAGGATGCTGTAATTCGCAGAATCGAAATTATTGGTGAAGCTCCAAATAGAATAAGCGACATATCAAGACAAATGTATGTTCATTTACCATGGATTGAGATGAAAGGAATGAGAAACCTCTTAATATATGATTATGACGAAATTGACCTCAAAGAGGTTTGGAACACCGTTAAAAATGATTTACCTTTTCTTATAAAAGAAATTGAAAAGATTCTGAATTAACTGTACTCATCCCAGTTTTTCAACATAAATTTAAACTACCCAAATTTGATCTTTTTTTTCAGTCTCATTTAATTCTTATTATTGTGTCAAATAATAACTGAATAAATTTTCGTGAGTACCAATATGAAAATTAAATTATCAAATTTCTCATTTACTTTTATTTTTCTATTTCTGCTGTTTAATAATTTAATAAGAGGTCAGGAATGGAATACCGATGAGAAAGATTTAACAAAAAGAGTTGAACAGTTCTTATTTTTTGCGGGTAATTACGATATTGAATCGATGTCAAAAATGATGACGGATCATGCAAACGTAGGAATTGCAAGGTTAAAAGATGGAAATAATTTTATAATCACGATGACAATTCAACAATATTTTGAAGAAACGCAAAAAAGAACTCTTCGACCTTACTTCGAACCGGTAAACGAATTTACCATTCATATTGATGATGAACACTTAGCTTTTGTAAGAGCGGATGCAATTCTTTACGCTTATGGAGTACCCCAATCGCATAATTTAGACTACTTTATCTTAATGAAAGAAAATGATGTGTGGAAGTTTTTAAGTCTATCATATACTCCAACTCCAATTCCGTAGAATAAAAAGATTTTTAATCTGAATATTTTTGGAAGAAGTTATGCACAAGCCTGGTGCAGTCAAAGACCCGAATTCGTTTCTTTATTTTTTGCAGAAGGCGGATCATTAACAATAAATGATAGAAATCCAGCAACCGCCAGAGAAGAAATTTCAAAAGTAGCTGAGAGCTTTATGACTGCCTTTCCTGATATTATTGTTACAATGGATAGTCTTGTTACCACTTCAGAAGGTGCAGAGTTTTATTGGACGTTTACCGGAACTAATACAGGTCCGGGAGGAAGCGGTAAGAAAGTGAAAATCAGTGGTGTTGAAATTTGGCAGCTTGACGATAACGGACGAATAAAGAAATCACAAGGAAGTTTTGATACAGAAAAATATAATAGACAAATTAAGAACGGATCTGAAAATAAATGTAAAACAACAACCTTCAACAAAAAACTGACTAACATTTTTATATGATGACACTTAAAATTGAAATAAGATGAGAAAAATAATTGCTGCAATCAATATGACGCTTGATGGGTTTTGCGACCATACAGCAATCATCCCGGATGAAGAAATACATCAACATTATGCTGATCTATTAAGTAATGCAGATGCCGTTCTATATGGAAGGATTACATATCAACTTATGCAATTCTGGCAAACGCTGATAAAAAATCCTTCAGGAGAAAAATCAATGGATGACTTTGCTGTTGCCATGGATAAAATTCCAAAAATTGTTTTTTCAAATAAGTTAAAAAATACAGATTGGGAGAGCGCGAAACTTGCAAAACAATCTCTTGAAGAAGAAGTTTTAAAACTCAAAAATTTCGTCAAAGATGGAGACAAAGACATTTTCGTTGGTAGTCGAAGCTTAATCATACAGCTAATGAATCTAAATTTAATTGACGAATACCAACTGTGCGTTCACCCTGTCATTGTAGGAAAAGGACTACCATTATTTGAAAACATAAATGGCAAAACTATTTTTAAACTAATAAGAGCCAAGATTTTTAGTAGTGGTGCAGTAATACTTTATTATGAACCGACAAATACAAGAACAACGAACCGCTAACAAGATTACTGTAAAAAGACAATAACAAACTACAGACAACAGAGAACTTTATGAGAAAAATAATTTCATTTATGCATATATCGCTTGATGGTTTTGTAGCAGGACCGAATGGAGAACTCAACTGGGCTAAAGTTGATGAGGAAATTTTTGATTTTGTCGGCAAACGGATAAGCAAAGGAGACACTGCATTATATGGACGATTAACTTATCAGATGATGGAAAGCTACTGGCCCACCGCCGGTGACAAGCCGACAGCAACCAGGCACGACATTGAACATTCAAAGTGGTATAGTAAAGTTCATAAAGTTGTTTTATCAAAAACCATGAAAGACGTGAGTTTACTCAACACAGAAATAATTAGCGACAACCTTTCGGAGAAAATAAAAAAAATAAAACAACATGGAGATGATGATATCTTGCTTTTGGGAAGCCCGACAGCAACTCATTCGTTGTTTCAATTGAACTTAATTGATGGATATTGGTTGTTTGTTAATCCGATTATACTTGGGCAAGGCATTCCACTATTTGTAAATGTTAAAGATAGTATAAAACTAAAACTATTGACTACCCGACAATTCACTTGCGGAGTAACTGAACTGAATTACACAGTGGATAGAGAATGAATGAAAATACAAGATCAAATCAAAGAGTATATTGCTAATCAACCTGAACCAAAGCGTACAGACATTAAAGTTTTGCACAAACGCATACTTCAAATATTGCCCAAATGTAGATTATGGTTCTTAGATGGCAAAGATGCTAAAGGTAAAATTGTTTCCAATCCTAATATCGGATATGGATTTTACACCATAAAATATGCTGATGGAACTACCAGAGAGTTTTATCAAATTGGATTAAGTGCAAACAAAACCGGAATTTCTGTTTATATACTTGGTATTGATGATAAAACATACTTACCTAAAACGTTTGGTAAAAAATTAGGCAAGGCAAGTGTAACAGGGTATTGCATTAAGTTTAAATCGTTGAAAGATATAAACATAGATGTACTTGAAACAGCAATTCGCTACGGATTTAAATATTAATTTTATTATTTTGGTTCGGTGCGACAACAAATAAATTCTCTTATTCTTAGCGATACTCATTCAAGTTTTTATTTCAAGATGCTAATTGATTGAAGAAAATCAAGCAGGTTTTTTATTTTGGATAAATTTTAATAGTTTGCTGAAAAAAATCCGTCGGAAAAAGGACTTCCCGCAATCAATTTATTTTATTAGTTTCTATTCGGTTTAGCTCCTTTTTAAGATGGCTTTCCCGCAGTAGAATTACAAATTTTATATTCGATTTTTATTATTGCGGTAAACAATTAGTTATAGGCAATGGCAGACCAATAGCACTACAAATCTCAACAGACGAATAAAATGAAAGCAATCATAAAATCAACAGTAATTGCAACTCTAATTGTAACTGGAATTACTTTAACATCTTGCAACAGCAATAACAATCAAAAACAGGAAACAATGGAAACAGAAGTTCCAAAAATCAGTGAGTTCGCAGTAGGGGAAGAAAACACAGGCTTCGCACAGTACTTTTCTGGCAGGTCGTGGCTTGCACCATTAACAAGCAACAAAGACCTAAACGTACCAATGTTCAACGTAACCTTTGAACCGGGTTGTCGCAACAACTGGCACAGTCACACAGGCGGTCAAATTCTTGTTGCCGTTGGCGGTGTGGGATATTATCAGGAACGTGGTAAACCAGCCGTTCGTATGGAGGTTGGCAAAGTAATAGAAATCGCCCCCAATGTAGAACATTGGCACGGAGCAGCACCCGATAGTTGGTTTTCACATATCGGAGTAG is from Ignavibacteriota bacterium and encodes:
- a CDS encoding ferredoxin; the encoded protein is MIDFAERKINKLLIKIDRTTCIATQNYIKAAPNFFELDDERICAFKDSTETTPNEEIIEACSVCPVQALYVLDENGKQLVPKFL
- a CDS encoding SDR family oxidoreductase, producing the protein MGQSILKTVLVTGGNRGIGLEVCRQLGLLGYHIFLSARNSDKGNDKVEKLRNEKIIADFIQMDVSNEESIKIAASEFEKLKIRLDVLINNAAIFKDSEIIKLSTEEFRSVLNTNSIGAFIVIREFLPFLEKGGRIINVSSNAGALHDMDSYAPAYSISKTTLNAITKQFASALKGKKIAVNSVCPGWVRTDMGGWTATRSVKKGAETIVWLATETPIDKTGLFWSDKKVMDW
- a CDS encoding NAD(P)-binding domain-containing protein; the protein is MKIGIFGTGVVGQTIAEKLVQLGHQVFIGTRDKQATLAKTGKDNFGRPPFNEWLKNNSKVQLGTYSEAASFGELLVNATSGTGSIDALKLAGENNLSNKILLDISNPLDFSKGMPPTLTISNTDSLSELIQRTFTKTKVVKSLNTLTAYLMVNPKLLPEPTNIFLNGNDGGAKSEIKKLLTTFGWNENDIIDMGDISTARGTEQLLPIWVRLWGALGTPIFNFKIVVGNN
- a CDS encoding lactoylglutathione lyase, with protein sequence MLKHIKLIETIFYVNDQEVSCKFYQNLFRMQADLNVPGMTEFHLSVNCKIGLMPNKGIAKILVDKIPHPDSGNGIPRCELYLYVENIQLEFDNAIKSGAKLISPIIERDWGDKVCYFSDPDGHIIAFAEKMEKEN
- a CDS encoding nucleotidyltransferase; this encodes MNNIKIPDERLRNICQKYLVKELAVFGSALTSDFRNDSDIDLLNIFHDKAEHSLFSKVRMKEEFEELFGRPVDLISRRAIENNRNLYKRKAILENLKVIYAA
- a CDS encoding DUF86 domain-containing protein — encoded protein: MQRDISYFSDILESSKLAVNYLKKISFQEFTRDTAIQDAVIRRIEIIGEAPNRISDISRQMYVHLPWIEMKGMRNLLIYDYDEIDLKEVWNTVKNDLPFLIKEIEKILN
- a CDS encoding SnoaL-like domain-containing protein, which gives rise to MFNLNIFGRSYAQAWCSQRPEFVSLFFAEGGSLTINDRNPATAREEISKVAESFMTAFPDIIVTMDSLVTTSEGAEFYWTFTGTNTGPGGSGKKVKISGVEIWQLDDNGRIKKSQGSFDTEKYNRQIKNGSENKCKTTTFNKKLTNIFI
- a CDS encoding dihydrofolate reductase, coding for MRKIIAAINMTLDGFCDHTAIIPDEEIHQHYADLLSNADAVLYGRITYQLMQFWQTLIKNPSGEKSMDDFAVAMDKIPKIVFSNKLKNTDWESAKLAKQSLEEEVLKLKNFVKDGDKDIFVGSRSLIIQLMNLNLIDEYQLCVHPVIVGKGLPLFENINGKTIFKLIRAKIFSSGAVILYYEPTNTRTTNR
- a CDS encoding dihydrofolate reductase; this translates as MRKIISFMHISLDGFVAGPNGELNWAKVDEEIFDFVGKRISKGDTALYGRLTYQMMESYWPTAGDKPTATRHDIEHSKWYSKVHKVVLSKTMKDVSLLNTEIISDNLSEKIKKIKQHGDDDILLLGSPTATHSLFQLNLIDGYWLFVNPIILGQGIPLFVNVKDSIKLKLLTTRQFTCGVTELNYTVDRE
- a CDS encoding DUF1801 domain-containing protein, producing the protein MKIQDQIKEYIANQPEPKRTDIKVLHKRILQILPKCRLWFLDGKDAKGKIVSNPNIGYGFYTIKYADGTTREFYQIGLSANKTGISVYILGIDDKTYLPKTFGKKLGKASVTGYCIKFKSLKDINIDVLETAIRYGFKY
- a CDS encoding cupin domain-containing protein; protein product: MKAIIKSTVIATLIVTGITLTSCNSNNNQKQETMETEVPKISEFAVGEENTGFAQYFSGRSWLAPLTSNKDLNVPMFNVTFEPGCRNNWHSHTGGQILVAVGGVGYYQERGKPAVRMEVGKVIEIAPNVEHWHGAAPDSWFSHIGVECNPQINKNTWLEPVSNEEYKQAVSEAVK